One genomic window of Conger conger chromosome 7, fConCon1.1, whole genome shotgun sequence includes the following:
- the LOC133133208 gene encoding leucine-rich repeat transmembrane protein FLRT1-like produces the protein MAPEGVAELRDWLFLLLLCLTLLAEVLEFSAAAAVSSALGGEGDGEVVCPSVCRCDEDFIYCNDRGLSAIPPLPFTATVLFLQNNHIDNAGLPTSLELHMSVHVVYLYDNELDDFPLHLPPSLRELHLQDNNIHTLPRPALGRLPLLEKLHLDDNSVSTVGIGDQAFAGNPRLRLLFLSRNHLSSIPSGLPSSLEELRLEDNRISTIPTHAFRGLSSLRRLVLDGNLLANQRIADDTFSRLSNLTELSLVRNSLLTPPLNLPTAHLQRLYLQDNALAHMPRGSLDGMRQLQRLDLSGNNLTTLPRGLFRDLENLTQLLVRGNPWFCGCNLRWLHDWLRARGTAITVRGLTCQSPERVRGMALRALAGQMEECDSGGGGTGGGAAGGGTGGGSRERGDGGLAAAASSTLSSPQGSLFTLRSKRPGLRFPDSSLDYPLGSSTVTETLVLQVKALTPDTIHVTWRAPQPMPSLRLSWLRLGSNMAMGSITETLVPGERREYLLTALHPRSIYIICVAPQVSGSSGKSAANGDGPREEAESPVCARTETSDPGQPSSDKEEGEGSEPLTALPLAGIIGGATALVSLALIFAVFCWCGHRTRRLSAREHSVYGRNGSRHSKHCDDYVESGTKKDTSILEIRGPGFQMTPMAAREQIHPKPLREDYIIHTIFPSNGTSLYKNTQHVASTRYGTNRGYRGGGIPDTDYSYT, from the coding sequence atggctccCGAAGGAGTGGCAGAGCTCCGGGATTGGCTCTTCTTGCTGCTtctgtgtctgactctgctgGCCGAGGTGCTCGAGTTTTCCGCCGCTGCTGCCGTCTCGTCTGCCCTGGGAGGGGAGGGCGACGGGGAAGTGGTGTGTCCGTCGGTGTGCCGGTGCGACGAGGATTTCATCTACTGCAACGACCGCGGGCTGAGCGCCATCCCCCCGCTGCCTTTCACCGCCACCGTCCTCTTCCTGCAGAACAACCACATCGACAACGCCGGGCTCCCCACCTCCCTGGAGCTGCACATGTCCGTCCACGTGGTGTACCTGTACGACAACGAGCTGGACGACTTccccctccacctgcccccgTCCCTGCGCGAGCTGCACCTGCAGGACAACAACATCCACACGCTGCCCCGCCCGGCACTCGGCCGCCTGCCCCTGCTGGAGAAGCTGCACCTGGACGACAACTCCGTCTCCACCGTGGGGATCGGAGACCAGGCCTTCGCCGGGAACCCCCGGCTCCGGCTGCTCTTCCTCTCCCGCAACCACCTGTCCAGCATCCCGTCGGGGCTGCCATCCTCCCTGGAGGAGCTGCGTCTGGAGGACAACCGCATCTCCACCATCCCCACCCACGCCTTCCGGGGCCTCTCCTCCCTGCGCCGGCTCGTCCTGGACGGCAACCTCCTGGCCAACCAGCGCATCGCCGACGACACCTTCTCCCGCCTGTCCAACCTGACGGAGCTCTCGCTGGTGCGCAACTCCCTGCTGACGCCCCCGCTCAACCTGCCCACCGCCCACCTCCAGCGGCTCTACCTGCAGGACAACGCGCTGGCGCACATGCCGCGCGGCTCCCTGGACGGTATGCGGCAGCTGCAGAGGCTCGACCTGTCCGGCAACAACCTGACCACTCTGCCCCGGGGCCTGTTCCGAGACCTGGAGAACCTGACGCAGCTGCTGGTGCGGGGGAACCCCTGGTTCTGCGGCTGCAACCTGCGCTGGCTCCACGACTGGCTTCGCGCCCGAGGAACCGCCATCACCGTGCGCGGCCTCACCTGCCAGAGCCCTGAGAGAGTGCGGGGCATGGCCCTGAGGGCGCTCGCCGGTCAAATGGAGGAGTGTGACAGCGgtggaggaggaacaggaggtGGGGCTGCAGGTGGTGGAACAGGAGgtgggagcagggagaggggggacggGGGACTGGCTGCCGctgcctcctccaccctctcctccccccaggGCTCCCTCTTCACCCTCAGGTCCAAGAGGCCCGGGCTCCGGTTCCCTGACTCCAGCCTGGACTACCCCCTGGGCAGCAGCACTGTGACCGAGACGCTGGTGCTCCAGGTGAAGGCCCTGACGCCCGACACCATCCACGTCACCTGGCGGGCGCCCCAGCCCATGCCCTCCTTGCGCCTCAGCTGGCTCCGTCTGGGCAGCAACATGGCCATGGGCTCCATCACGGAGACTCTGGTGCCGGGCGAGCGGCGTGAGTATCTGCTCACGGCCCTGCACCCTCGCTCCATCTACATCATCTGCGTGGCGCCCCAGGTCAGCGGCTCCAGCGGGAAAAGCGCGGCCAACGGAGACGGGCCGCGGGAGGAGGCGGAGAGCCCGGTTTGCGCCCGGACCGAGACCTCAGACCCCGGCCAGCCCAGCTCGGACAAGGAGGAGGGCGAGGGGTCCGAGCCGCTGACCGCCCTTCCCCTCGCGGGAATCATCGGCGGGGCTACGGCCCTGGTCTCCCTCGCTCTGATTTTCGCCGTCTTCTGCTGGTGCGGGCACCGGACTCGACGCCTCTCCGCCCGCGAGCACTCCGTCTACGGCCGGAACGGCTCGCGCCACAGCAAACACTGCGACGACTACGTCGAGTCGGGCACCAAGAAGGACACCTCCATCTTGGAGATCCGGGGACCTGGCTTCCAGATGACGCCCATGGCTGCCAGGGAGCAAATACATCCCAAGCCCCTAAGGGAAGATTACATCATCCACACGATCTTCCCTTCCAATGGTACTAGCCTTTACAAAAACACCCAGCATGTGGCGAGCACTAGGTATGGTACTAACCGTGGATACAGAGGAGGAGGAATCCCAGATACAGACTActcatacacgtga